A genomic region of Papaver somniferum cultivar HN1 chromosome 7, ASM357369v1, whole genome shotgun sequence contains the following coding sequences:
- the LOC113297956 gene encoding metal transporter Nramp2-like, translating into MASEFSKAVVVEEEQHSLLLVTEKNPEIEEDEEEKAYESCEMVVIESLEIEDYSVTPPFSWKKLWLFTGPGFLMSIGFLDPGNLEGDLQSGAIAGYSLLWLLMWATMMGLLIQLLSARLGVATGKHLAESCREEYPKWVSLLLWVMAELALIGADIQEVIGSAIAIQILSNGYLPLWVGVLITASDCFFFLFLENYGVRKLEAVFAILIGTMAISFAWMFGQTKPSGKELLIGVLVPKLSSGTIRQAVGVVGCVIMPHNVFLHSALVQSRKIDIEKKGRVQEALNYYSIDATVALIISFMINLFVTTVFAKSFYSTDNAEHIGLVNAGQYLEEKYGGGLLPILYIWGIGLLAAGQSSTLTGTYAGQFIMGGFLNLRLKKWLRALITRSCAIIPTVIVALIFNRSESSLDVLNEWINVLQSVQIPFALIPLLYLVSKEKIMGTFKIGPSIKITAWIVAGLVMVINGYLLLDFIRVEVTGMLFGSLVFVVIAAYVSFIIYLVSRVTAS; encoded by the exons ATGGCTTCTGAATTTAGCAAAGCagtagtagtagaagaagaacaacatagTTTGTTATTAGTGACTGAAAAAAACCCcgaaattgaagaagatgaagaagagaaggcATATGAATCATGTGAAATGGTAGTGATAGAATCATTAGAAATCGAAGATTATTCAGTAACACCACCATTTTCATGGAAGAAACTATGGTTATTTACAGGACCTGGTTTTTTAATGAGTATTGGGTTTTTAGATCCGGGGAATTTAGAAGGAGATCTACAATCAGGAGCTATTGCTGGGTATTCGTTATTATGGTTACTAATGTGGGCAACAATGATGGGGTTATTAATTCAGTTATTATCAGCTAGACTTGGTGTTGCTACTGGTAAACATTTAGCCGAATCATGTAGAGAAGAATATCCTAAATGGGTTAGTCTTTTGTTGTGGGTTATGGCTGAATTGGCTTTAATTGGTGCTGATATTCAAGAAGTTATTGGAAGTGCTATTGCTATTCAGATTTTGAGTAATGGTTACTTGCCTCTTTGGGTTGGTGTTCTCATTACTGCATCTGATTG ttttttctttttgtttcttgagAACTATGGAGTGAGGAAATTGGAAGCTGTTTTTGCTATCCTTATTGGAACAATGGCAATTTCATTTGCTTGGATGTTTGGTCAAACCAAACCTAGTGGAAAGGAACTTCTGATTG GTGTTCTGGTTCCAAAACTTAGCTCTGGAACGATAAGGCAAGCGGTTGGAGTTGTGGGTTGTGTTATTATGCCTCATAATGTCTTCCTGCATTCAGCACTTGTGCAGTCAAGGAAAATAGACATTGAAAAGAAAGGACGGGTTCAAGAAGCCCTGAACTATTATTCAATTGATGCAACTGTTGCTCTCATCATCTCCTTCATGATCAATTTGTTCGTGACAACTGTGTTTGCAAAATCGTTCTACAGTACAGATAATGCCGAACACATTGGCCTTGTTAATGCAGGGCAATATTTAGAAGAAAAGTATGGAGGAGGACTTCTTCCAATTCTCTACATCTGGGGTATTGGTTTATTAGCAGCCGGGCAGAGTAGTACCCTTACTGGAACCTATGCAGGGCAATTCATCATGGGAGGCTTTCTCAATCTTCGTTTAAAAAAATGGTTGAGGGCATTGATCACGAGAAGCTGTGCCATCATCCCAACCGTAATTGTTGCCCTTATATTCAACCGTTCTGAAAGTTCTTTGGACGTCTTGAATGAATGGATCAATGTTCTTCAGTCTGTTCAAATTCCATTTGCACTTATTCCACTTCTCTACTTGGTTTCGAAGGAGAAAATCATGGGTACCTTTAAAATTGGCCCCAGTATCAAG ATCACAGCATGGATTGTGGCTGGTCTGGTGATGGTGATAAATGGTTACCTTCTGTTGGATTTTATCCGTGTTGAAGTGACTGGAATGTTGTTTGGTTCGTTGGTGTTTGTTGTTATAGCAGCATACGTGTCATTCATTATCTATCTGGTTTCAAGAGTTACCGCATCGTAG